The following are encoded in a window of Anopheles stephensi strain Indian chromosome X, UCI_ANSTEP_V1.0, whole genome shotgun sequence genomic DNA:
- the LOC118505043 gene encoding putative fatty acyl-CoA reductase CG5065: MHTFSNHPIGLLPMEQNYDPSKPTIAEFFTGRDIFVTGGTGFMGKVLIEKLLRSCSELNNIYVLIREKKQKTVHERIQEMQQLPLFDKLRAEQPELLNKMVPVQGDVSLLGLGLSQDDIEKMRNVSVIFHVAASVRFDDPLKTAILLNTRGTRELVQFAEKLPSLRVLMHVSSTYSNPDRYVIEEEVYPAYADWRDTIRIAETFDEQTLDVLAPKYMGFLPNTYVFTKSLAEQIVNEHKERLPMILFRPSIVISSMKDPIPGWMDNFNGPVGLLVGCGIGICRTMYCDPNNIADFTPVDVCIKAMIVAAWKRGTEPVHSTTKQDLPIYNCCISNLRNSTMSQIVEMGRTLSDEIPLDKCIWAPGGGITQIRIHNLIRVLLYHILPAILIDGIFRLMGQKPFLAKLQRKIYTANVALEYFILNNWDFKNGNFIKLASEIKPEDNKDFYYRDFIEFDVTLYFRNCILGARRYLLKEKDENIPRALTHLKRMKLLDKICKTIIVAVFLYIILIQFDMLGMILYVISYKPSYTLAADCK, from the exons ATGCACACGTTCTCCAATCATCCGATCGGGTTGCTCCCGATGGAGCAGAACTATGACCCGAGCAAACCTACCATTGCGGAGTTCTTTACCGGCCGGGACATCTTTGTCACCGGTGGTACGGGCTTCATGGGGAAGGTTCTAATCGAGAAGCTGTTGCGGTCCTGTTCCGAGCTCAACAATATCTACGTTCTGATTCGcgagaaaaaacagaaaactgtCCACGAACGTATCCAGGAGATGCAACAGCTGCCG TTGTTCGACAAACTGCGTGCGGAGCAACCGGAACTGTTGAACAAGATGGTCCCGGTGCAGGGTGATGTTTCGCTGCTAGGGCTTGGCCTCTCCCAGGATGATATCGAGAAGATGCGCAACGTATCGGTTATCTTTCACGTGGCTGCTAGCGTACGGTTTGATGATCCGCTCAAGACGGCCATACTGCTGAACACGCGCGGCACACGTGAGCTGGTCCAGTTCGCTGAAAAGTTGCCATCGCTTCGGGTGCTAATGCACGTGTCTTCCACGTACTCGAATCCAGACCGTTACGTGATTGAAGAAGAG GTCTATCCAGCGTACGCTGACTGGCGTGACACGATACGCATTGCGGAAACGTTCGACGAGCAGACGCTCGATGTGCTCGCGCCGAAGTATATGGGTTTCCTGCCGAACACGTACGTGTTCACCAAGAGTCTTGCGGAGCAGATCGTCAACGAGCACAAGGAGCGGCTGCCGATGATACTGTTCCGGCCGTCGATTGTCATCTCGTCGATGAAGGACCCCATACCGGGGTGGATGGATAACTTCAATGGGCCGGTTGGGTTGCTGGTTGGCTGCGGCATTGGCATATGTCGTACCATGTACTGCGATCCCAACAACATAGCCGACTTTACGCCGGTCGATGTGTGCATCAAGGCGATGATCGTTGCCGCCTGGAAGCGTGGCACCGAACCTGTGCACAG TACCACCAAGCAAGACCTGCCGATATACAACTGCTGTATCTCGAACCTGAGAAACTCGACCATGTCACAGATCGTAGAGATGGGACGCACCTTATCCGACGAGATACCGCTGGACAAGTGTATTTGGGCCCCTGGCGGTGGTATTACACAAATTCGTATTCACAACCTGATACGTGTACTGCTGTACCATATATTGCCCGCCATTTTAATTGATGGAATATTCCGTCTGATGGGCCAAAAGCCATT CTTGGCAAAACTGCAGCGGAAAATCTACACGGCCAACGTCGCACTGGAGTACTTCATACTGAACAACTGGGACTTTAAAAATGGCAACTTTATAAAGCTAGCGTCGGAAATCAAACCGGAGGACAA CAAAGACTTTTACTATCGGGATTTCATCGAGTTCGATGTAACGCTGTACTTCCGTAACTGCATACTCGGGGCGCGCCGGTACCTGCTCAAGGAGAAGGACGAGAATATTCCGCGTGCGCTCACGCATCTCAAGCGGATGAAGTTGCTGGACAAAATTTGCAAAACCATCATTGTGGCCGTCTTCCTGTACATCATTCTCATACAGTTTGACATGCTCGGCATGATACTGTACGTGATTTCGTACAAACCGTCGTACACCTTAGCTGCCGACTGTAAATGA
- the LOC118505050 gene encoding 28S ribosomal protein S18c, mitochondrial, whose protein sequence is MLSSIRTRFSVARVILGYINKDAFAPAAICLPHPRNYTTTIDSNAPIELKENPFAKEKIQCVLCKHGINPDYKNVQLLSQFQSPYTGRVYGRHITGLCQNRHEQVEREIIKAQNAGLMPTYHKAVEFLNDPKLFDPEKAIRPHKY, encoded by the exons ATGCTGTCCAGCATACGAACTAGATTTTCCGTCGCTAGAG TTATCTTAGGTTACATAAACAAAGATGCTTTTGCTCCAGCGGCCATCTGCTTACCGCATCCACGAaactacaccaccaccatcgataGCAATGCACCGATCGAGCTAAAGGAAAACCCGTTCGCGAAGGAAAAGATACAGTGCGTGCTGTGCAAGCACGGTATCAATCCCGACTACAAAAACGTGCAGCTGCTGTCACAGTTCCAGAGCCCGTACACGGGCCGCGTGTACGGACGGCACATTACCGGTCTGTGCCAAAACCGGCACGAGCAGGTCGAGCGGGAAATTATTAAAGCACAGAATGCGGGTTTGATGCCGACGTATCATAAGGCGGTCGAGTTCCTGAACGACCCGAAACTGTTCGACCCGGAGAAAGCTATTCGCCCGCACAAATATTAA
- the LOC118505009 gene encoding uncharacterized protein LOC118505009, whose protein sequence is MMKSRLLGLVGILLLALTAVSSSPVKQTSNPSNNKRLLGAKECTWGPSYWCSDIRNAKSCGAVSHCIQTVWEKQHYPVDNDEICNICLDMVKQARDQLESNETQADLKAVFEGSCKLIPVKVVKKECCKLADDFIPELVEALASQMNPNVVCSVAGLCNNAAIDKLLAEMPATKPQKDVEDDEESSERLDGAPDGSSTFSCEQCNTIAGQIERRFRETDRDSVLEGFLRVCGEMSSYSDACSSLVLTYFGDVYAHLNRNLKADAVCHLTGVCAANFHQHDDKQIEVRPMGGVGVLPVMVGGGDDVPCKLCEQLVDHLRDVLIANTTELEFKQVLQGLCKQTKSFADECNNLVEQYYREIYETLVHNLNSNDACFMIGVCPKGLTMGNGPIMPLLPIAVAAQHERTVATRPNRRPLLGENEPLLSASEVQQAQLPIDRIMGAPSRLNLVENGRFCTLCEYFMHFVQEALAEPANEDEIKEVVGTTCNRLPASIRGQCHNFVDVYGDAVIALLIQSMDPRQICPTMRMCPAAREDVEIFAPGQVEVTVEGRAGNDKPTCPLCLFAVSQLEESVKTDRSKENIKSALSKLCTHLSPKLRLECNDFVDTYTAELVEMLASDFTPQEICVFLKLCVDQRPDLSLLGMELDYEKRTPWSERPAPPAPHPSMSGDIETNEIPDLTVNGQITVDHTPMVSSPECLVCQEMVKELEKRVKNKKSKEQIKEALEHACDRLHKYKTKCEKYIEQHSDQIVDLVLKQLSPKEICNTLGFCLPAKDFTDELDVDEALLDYVVEPAIMEPAAKQVLVSPSATGAGDAETNQPPQCAICEFVMVKLESELANKKTRDEIETAVRSVCDKMPSTITKQCDKLIDQYGEFIIKFLQTLPPQAICTQLDLCEKQMALLKQSELEIIECAVCQATVKELDELLMSDQMLDHVTEYADRICDALPAKHYTQCDRMLGVYGVSMLQQLRRSIQREQVCVNIDKCSTMAAILLALPEYASAERAIDDDDDSGEVEQPVERKDAELVGLNECSWGPAYWCKDEASAKQCKSTSYCKERKLGFWQETA, encoded by the exons ATGATGAAATCACGCCTGCTCGGGCTGGTTGGCATTTTGCTGCTGG CCCTAACCGCTGTAAGCAGCTCACCggtcaaacaaacaagcaaccCATCAAACAACAAGCGGCTGTTGGGAGCGAAAGAATGCACCTGGGGACCATCGTACTGGTGTTCTGATATCAG GAACGCCAAATCCTGTGGCGCCGTATCGCACTGCATCCAAACCGTGTGGGAGAAGCAACATTATCCGGTGGATAATGATGAGATCTGCAACATCTGTCTGGACATGGTAAAGCAGGCCCGGGATCAGTTGGAAAGCAACGAAACGCAGGCGGACCTGAAAGCCGTGTTCGAGGGTTCGTGCAAGCTGATCCCGGTGAAGGTCGTGAAGAAGGAGTGCTGCAAGCTGGCCGATGATTTCATACCCGAGCTGGTGGAGGCACTCGCGTCCCAGATGAACCCGAACGTGGTGTGCAGCGTGGCCGGTCTGTGCAACAATGCCGCCATCGACAAGCTGTTGGCCGAGATGCCGGCCACCAAGCCGCAGAAGGACGTGGAGGACGATGAGGAGTCGAGCGAGCGGCTGGACGGGGCGCCGGACGGCAGCAGCACGTTCAGCTGCGAGCAGTGCAACACGATTGCGGGTCAGATCGAGCGTCGCTTCCGGGAGACCGATCGGGACAGCGTGCTGGAAGGGTTCCTGCGTGTGTGCGGCGAAATGTCCTCGTACTCGGACGCTTGCTCGAGCCTGGTGCTCACCTACTTTGGCGATGTGTACGCGCATCTGAATCGCAACCTGAAGGCGGATGCGGTGTGCCATCTGACTGGGGTGTGCGCTGCAAACTTCCACCAGCATGACGATAAGCAGATCGAGGTACGGCCGATGGGCGGTGTTGGCGTGCTGCCGGTAATGGTTGGCGGTGGTGACGATGTGCCGTGCAAGCTGTGCGAGCAGCTGGTCGATCATCTGCGTGACGTGCTGATCGCCAACACGACCGAACTGGAATTTAAGCAGGTGCTGCAGGGGCTTTGCAAGCAGACCAAGAGCTTTGCGGACGAATGTAACAACCTGGTGGAGCAGTACTATCGCGAAATCTACGAAACGCTCGTGCACAACCTGAACAGTAACGATGCGTGCTTCATGATTGGCGTCTGCCCGAAGGGACTGACGATGGGCAATGGGCCGATTATGCCACTGCTGCCAATCGCGGTAGCAGCGCAGCACGAGCGCACCGTGGCCACGCGACCGAACCGTCGCCCGCTGCTCGGCGAGAACGAACCGTTGCTGTCCGCGTCCGAGGTGCAGCAGGCACAGCTGCCGATCGATCGCATTATGGGCGCACCGAGCCGACTGAACCTGGTCGAGAACGGCCGGTTCTGCACGCTGTGCGAATACTTCATGCACTTCGTGCAGGAGGCACTGGCCGAACCGGCGAATGAGGACGAAATTAAGGAGGTGGTCGGTACCACCTGCAACCGGCTGCCGGCCTCGATCCGTGGCCAATGTCACAACTTTGTGGATGTGTATGGCGATGCGGTAATTGCGCTGCTGATTCAATCGATGGATCCGCGCCAAATCTGTCCCACGATGCGCATGTGTCCGGCCGCCCGGGAGGATGTGGAAATTTTTGCCCCCGGCCAGGTGGAGGTAACGGTCGAGGGACGGGCCGGCAACGATAAGCCAACCTGTCCGCTCTGCCTGTTCGCCGTCAGCCAGCTGGAGGAGTCGGTGAAAACCGATCGCTCGAAGGAAAACATCAAGAGCGCACTGAGCAAACTCTGCACGCACCTGTCGCCGAAGCTGCGGCTCGAGTGTAACGATTTCGTCGACACGTACACGGCGGAGCTGGTGGAAATGTTGGCGTCCGACTTTACGCCCCAGGAGATCTGCGTCTTCCTGAAGCTGTGCGTCGACCAGCGCCCGGACCTGAGCCTGCTCGGCATGGAGCTCGATTACGAGAAGCGTACGCCGTGGAGCGAGCGTCCGGCCCCACCCGCCCCGCACCCGTCCATGTCAGGTGAtatcgaaacgaacgaaattcCCGACCTGACCGTTAACGGCCAAATCACGGTGGATCACACGCCGATGGTCAGCAGCCCGGAGTGTCTCGTCTGTCAGGAGATGGTGAAGGAGCTCGAGAAGCGTGTGAAGAACAAGAAAAGCAAGGAGCAAATTAAGGAAGCGCTCGAGCACGCGTGCGACCGCTTGCACAAGTACAAGACCAAGTGCGAAAAGTACATCGAGCAGCACAGTGACCAGATCGTCGATCTGGTGTTGAAGCAACTGTCGCCGAAAGAGATTTGCAACACGCTCGGATTCTGTCTGCCGGCCAAGGACTTTACCGATGAGC TGGACGTTGATGAGGCACTGCTCGATTACGTTGTGGAACCGGCCATCATGGAACCAGCCGCCAAGCAGGTGCTCGTCTCACCGTCCGCTACCGGCGCCGGTGATGCAGagaccaaccaaccaccacaGTGTGCGATCTGCGAGTTCGTGATGGTGAAGCTGGAGTCGGAGCTGGCCAACAAGAAAACGCGTGACGAGATTGAGACCGCTGTGCGCAGTGTGTGTGACAAGATgcccagcaccatcaccaagCAGTGCGACAAGCTGATCGACCAGTACGGCGAGTTTATTATCAAGTTTCTGCAAACGTTGCCACCGCAGGCGATCTGCACGCAGCTGGATTTGTGCGAAAAGCAGATGGCGCTGCTGAAGCAATCGGAGC TGGAAATTATCGAGTGTGCCGTGTGCCAGGCGACGGTGAAGGAGCTCGACGAGCTGCTGATGAGCGACCAGATGCTGGACCATGTGACGGAGTACGCGGACCGCATCTGTGACGCGCTGCCGGCCAAACACTACACCCAGTGCGACCGGATGCTGGGCGTGTACGGTGTGAgcatgctgcagcagctgcgcCGTTCGATCCAGCGCGAGCAGGTGTGCGTGAACATCGATAAGTGCAGTACGATGGCGGCCATACTGCTCGCGCTGCCGGAGTATGCTTCCGCCGAGCGTgcgatcgatgatgatgatgattcggGCGAGGTGGAGCAGCCCGTCGAGCGGAAGGACGCCGAGCTGGTCGGACTGAACGAGTGCAGCTGGGGACCGGCCTACTGGTGTAAGGATGAAGCCAGTGCCAAACAGTGCAAG TCCACGAGCTACTGCAAGGAGCGCAAACTTGGTTTCTGGCAGGAAACAGCCTAA